The segment GCGGTTGTCATCTTCAAAGGGCATAGTGCCGCTAAGGAGAATGTACGAGATCACACCCAGCGCCCACATGTCCACAGAGTTCGTGTACGGCTTTCTGACCAGGATCTCGGGAGCAATGTACTCTGGGGTCCCACATGTGGTTTTCATCaggcagtcgtcccccttcttcCGAGCACTGGCCAGCCCAAAGTCTGTAATCATGATTTTGGAATCTGTTCCTGGGTGATAGTACAGTAGATTCTCTGGTTTTAAGTCCCGGTGCGTGATACCCAATGTATGCAAGTACCTCACACCATCCAACACCATCTGCAGCACACGTGTAGCATCTCTCTCAGTAAAGGAACCTTTAGCGATGATTCTATCAAACAGttctcctcctgttgctaattcCATCACCATGTACACACGGTCCTGGGTCTCAAACACCTCAATAAGCTGGATGATATTGGTGTGACGAACGCGCCGTAGCACACTGAGCTCTGACTCGCACACTTCCCTCCCCTCCCGGTATTTGGTCTCTATCATCTTGATTGCGTAGGGCTGCTTGGTGGCCTTGTGTTCTACCCGCACAACGCGGCTAAAACTCCCTCGCCCAATCAGAGCTTTAATGTCGTACTTGGCCGTCACTCTGGGGTCAAATTTGGCGCGGTACTTAGCCACTTTGTTTTTGCGGGGTTCAGGCTGGTCCACGTGGGCAGGCAGGTGGTTCCCAGGACAGGGGTTTGCGTGATGCAGAGGTGAGGGAGAGCCAGCTTTGATGATAGTCCCACAGTCATCTTTGATGAAATGCTTATATATGTCATTGTGGCCTGTGTAAGGTTCCACTTTTTTGACCAGGTCCAGCTGCACATCTTTGGGGGGCTCGGGAAGCACCTTGCTTGTCCCACAGCCCATCACTGACTGGTGTTAATTCCCTGTCAAGGCATTTTCCCAGGGCAGCATCAGCAacaaccacgtccctaagaaatCAAGGTGGGCTTTGACATCTTTTAACGTCCTGACTCTGCCTTGCTTTCTTTCGCATCTTCAGGTACCAAGAAGCACTTCTCTTTTTTCCACATGGAGCTGGGTGTACAAAGTGGAAttcccaccagctgctccagactAGAGCAAAGGGAGCTCTTGCTCCTCACACTGTATTCCAGCAGAACCAAATTAGCTGCACTTCACCGAGTCTTTAGGTGCTGATTAAAATAATAAGGTTGGCGAGGAGACAGAGGAACTGTCTATACATGCTCTAGCAGCCAGGCAAGCAGTTTTAGGTTTCTACTCTTTGACTCAGAGCCCATCGATATGGTGCCTGAGCGTCCATAGAAGGCTACAGAAAAGCCATTCGAGCTGAAACGTAATCATACACGTTACCATCACCAAGCATATCTTCACTCATTCACTACCTCTCCAAGCAACTGTTCAGCACTAACAGCAGAAACAGAACCTTGGCTGGTCTTCCATCAGGAGAACGATGTGGagaaacaagaaatgtttcagacgGACACCTGCAAGAAGTTTAGACTCTACATCCAACCTGGAAAGAAAACAAGACCCAAGTTGAGATTCAATTTCAAAATCAGACATCAGTAAAGTAACTTCTCAGCTAAAACCTCCTGGTAGTACCATGAAGACAAGCACACAAACCATGCACAAACCTGCTTAAACAAGGGACATACTTATACGAGGGTACGAACAGTAGAACTGAAAAACAACTTCATAGAAAGCTTAACTGACATTTGAATTTCACCAAGGGCTGTTCTGTAATTAGGTGTTCATTCACACAGAAACACCatgccaaaaccaaccaaacaaacccatagTTATTCCTGTATTCATGCCTCACACGGACAGTTTTTGCCAGCGTTATTGTACCTTAAAGCATACTAGGTTAACAGATAAATGGAATGAGAGTATCCACAAACAATAATTTATTAGAGTAATTCCACACAAGGAGAACCACTTGTGTTAAAGGTCCCACCCATACACAAAGCCTGAACGGCAGTGATGAGAAGTAACATTGGGTTTATGCTTCAACACCTGCCCACTGGATGTTGTATCCCATGGTTCTGCAGGGAACACCTCAGCTCTGCTGATCCAGAAGCATCCTCCATCTGTACAAAAACATCAGGCCCTGAAGAGCTTCACACTTGAGGGTGTCTAGAGGCCACGTGACTAATCCACCCTAGGCCTAGCAGGCCCTTCACCACCAATTAAACATCTCACGACtcgaaaatacttaatttcacttTTCTATGATATGCCAGTAGGGAAATTTGAAGATATCAGCATAAGAAATACTCACACATGGCAACCTTCAGATCACACCTACGCCAACACAGCATAATGGGGAAAAGAGGCCTGAAGGCACCATCTCTTTAGTTTTATTAATAAAGTTTAAAGTTCATCTTATCACCTGACATACACCTGGTATTGACGGGCAGTGAAAGCCTTTGGGTGGTTTCTAAGGAGAGCCCCGGGGCTCGGGCTGCTGCCGCACTCCAGGTCGCTGTGCCAGAGCCGGGAACAGGCCAGAATCGGTGGAACCAACCGGGGCTTCCAAAACTTTTCATCACCCGGCCCGAAACAGCCGGCTTTCCCCTCAGGGAAAGGCCCGAGGGCCGGGCCGGTGCCGACAGCTCGTCCCGCGGTCAGGGAAACACCGCACCCCAGCGGAACGAGCCCGGCGAAGGGCCGCTTCGGGCCGCGGCCAGGGTCCCCTCCCCGGCCCGCCCGTACCCGCGGCCCAGCGGCCCGGGCAGTAGCGGGGCTGTGACTCCGGGGCCCGCCGCGCCTCCCAGGCCACAGGGCTGCCGAGCCGGGGAGCCGAGCTGCCAACGGCCCGGGAGAGAGtgaggagaaggagggagggaagcgcTGCCCCCAGCCCGGAGCAGAGCGGTCAGCCCCGCACTCACCTGGGCCCACTCCGGCCCGCAGCTCGGCACCGCCTCCTGACGTCATCCCTGAGCGCCGGGGAGGGGGAGGGGTGGGTCTGGGGAACCGCGGCCGGCGATTGGCGGAGGTGGCGGTGGGCGGGGCGAGGAGGGGGCGCGGTTCTACCGTCCCGCGCTCTACCGCCCCCTGCTGGGGCCGCCGGGAACTCCCCGCCCGggcccgcccctccccgcccccgggACCCCAGTTGGCCCCACgggcccccagaccccccgggCCCCGGTGTAGGAAACAGTCATCTTGCCAATATAATAgtcccgggcaggatctctcagcaaagcatattttattaacgattttgcaagaccgggtgttctacctaaaggcaggcacatgGAATAGGGcgaaaagcccctgcttatatccccctcAAATCCCAgccgcaaattccctcccctgctccccattTGTTGGGTAcatcagggtttacagactacccgacacctgcctcagcTTACATATTtaattcatctaattctaacaacctcCTTCCCcctattgatctatttaaaatatggattcctggctctttggccatCCTTCCCCCTAGATtaacttttttaaaatacagaaatcagtttgcattccgggattagtttgaagagactttgtttcacattaaggattcatagtctgatgtctcagTCCTTCCAGCCCCGCTGGCATCAGGTGCCTGATCGGTTGTAAAAACAACACTCCTCCTTCAGTGGCTCCTTACACGGGGATCCCCCTCATACCCACAGGGCCCTggatccccacagccccacagctgagCAGAGGCCTCTGCATGGCCCCAGCATTCCTGCTCCCCACACTCCTGCCTCTGCGGGGCAGCCATGGTGACCCACAGCCTGAGGAGGGACAATTTGCCTGCTTTTCAGGGCCAAACCCAGCCCAACCGGATCCACAGCGGTGCCTGGGAGAGCTGCTCCTGCCGAGGGCTCCTGCTGGGCTGCGGGGGCTCGGGGAAAGTGCTCCTTTTGCAAGAAAATCACCCGGAAGAGTCAGCCTCTTTCCTTGGCAGGGAAAATCCGGTCCCTGTGGGCAAGTTCTTGTGCACAGCAGAATAAGGAGGCGCAttcctttctgttctcttttcccTGGCTACTAAGCGCCACAAAACCCCCCAGGCTTGCTTGGTAACTGCTGGTGGATTTTCTTCCTCTCACCCTTTCCCCATTCTTAAACCAAACACTCCACATCTCAGCCCTAGGTGACCCGACAGAGGAGGGACGAGGGACGACACCTGCTTGCAGAGGTGCCGGCAGCGCTTCTTTCTCCGGGGAAGACACAAACACAACACTGTCGGGCTTGTTTTCCAGCCTGGCTGTTGCGTCATTCCCAATGCGGTTCGAGTGAAGAGGGGCTATTTTCACACTCCTACCGTGCTTATTTAAAATAGCTGGGCTTATTTTAACAGTCCTGGGCTCTTCTGCTCTTTAAAATGCTTGGTAAGTCATACTGTAACAAAAGTTATACCTGCTGATGCATGCTGCTGTCATCACTCCGTTTTCCACGTAATTCACAATGAGATACAGAAGTGTGTGATAGGTCTGAGAATTAGCTGCGTGGGCTGCACTCAGCAGATTCGGTGATTTGTGCAGTGTCCTTCAAGGGAAATGAGCCTGTTCTTGTTTTCTCACGTACTAATGGTGCTGCTGGTGCATTTTCAGCCCTATAACCCCCACATTTTCTTTCTGGGCATATTTCCGCAGCCACACGTCCCCCGCTGTGTCCCTGGGAGGTGGCTTAGCCTGTGCCCAACAGGTCAAACCTTGCACATGTCCCTACTCATGTTGATCCTGTCATTTTAGGGCATTTCTCAAGGTCATCCCAGCTTGGCGCCACCAGCAAATTACAAACCGTGCACCTCTCCTCATCAGCCCGGTTGCTACGGCTGGATGTGCAGCTCTGAGCAGCCTCACCTTGGTCacagctgctgggacagagaCAACTGCTCTGCCAGGACGGGTTTCCCTCAGGGTTTTGCATCTTCCATTAGTTGCTTCCTCACAGCTTTGTTTCCTGCCTGGCTCATGAGAACACCAAATGAGCAGTTACAGGTCCATCACCGCTGTTAATTGTCAGGATAAAACTGTTTAAGAGCCAACACATATCGAACTCTTGGGCCAGAACCATGGACTTCTGAGAACTTCCATCAGAGCGGCTCTTTCTTGTATTATTTCTGCTGTGGTAGCGCTCCGAGACCCATGGGAGCCCAGAGAATGTCACATCAGACATCCCCGTGAAACAAACACATCCACCTGGCAAACTACCCAGGGGTGAGGCCGGGAAGGATCTGTCACTCACTGCAGGAGGTCTGGGGAAGTGTGAAACCTGTGATGGAGCTTGAGAGCCGGCAGAGACCTTGGGGAACCCTCCTCTCATCTATGTGACCCACTGCCTGAGGGTTTGGGCACCTGATTTGTGTTTGGGCACAGCTAAGCCCTGAAACCTGTTATTCAACCCAGAGTCATTTCtccaacaagaaatgtttcatgACCAGGGTAAGCATCTTGCAGCTGAGGGTGCCGATGTCGGACATGAATCCCTGAGTGCTGGGGAGGTCCCGCAGCCTCTCGCCCCGCCAAGCTCTGGATGCTGGGGCTCCCACCAGCAACGCTCCAGCCAAGCCTCGCTGGTTTTAACAACAGTTTTTTGGTGTGCTCGTACAGCAGTGCTGTATTTGGTCACGGCCTAGCAGCTCACTTTGCTGTCTGCTGCTGAATGGGCTGTCATCTTCTTGTGTCTTGATTGACTTTCacctggttctgcctcctccctccCAAGATGTTGCTCTCGTGAGAGAGGAACCTCACCCTGCTCCTCCTCACTTCCCTTTTCAGAAACCTCCTGCCAGCTCTGACCCCCAGGACCGCAGCCCATCCTGGTGCCATGGGAAGGATTCAGCCCATGGAGGCAGGGATGGCCCGGCAGCCCGCCTGCTCCCTCCTGGGAACCACCATCCCACTGCAAGCACAGGTTCCCGGTAGTGTTCTGCATCTCCCACCAGCTGCTTCCTTACAGCTTCTCCCGTGGAAGCTGCAAAAGGCAGGCTGGGAACCCAGTGAGGTGGAGAATCCTCCCTCCTTGGAGATGTGCAGCTCACCCAGAGACAGCTTTGAGCAGCTGCTTCAGCACCAGGGCAAACCCCGCTTAAGCTGGAACTTGGAGAAGAGACCTCCGGAGCTCCCTTTGTATCCAACACTCGCCTGCCATCGAATCTGGCATCTCACTGGAGTGCAACGAGCTGTAATTCCCTGCGGAGTGATGGAAAGGGCCAGCACCACCGCTAGCATCCCCAAGCTACCTAGGACACTGCTGCATGTCCAGGGCACAGGGCAGTTCATGGACCCCAGGGCTTCCTGCTGCACCAGACCGTGACAAGGTGACAGAGCAGAATGACATCTCTTGTCTGCCATCAAACAGACACGCAATGAAGCAGCAAACATGGATTTCCCCCcagccacatcccagccccacgtGGTGGTGAGCCCGTGCCTCAGCGGCCGTGCTGGGCCAGAGCTCAAGGTTGTCCCAGCAAAGCTGAGCTCAGGATGTTCAATTAAAGCTGCTT is part of the Patagioenas fasciata isolate bPatFas1 chromosome 13, bPatFas1.hap1, whole genome shotgun sequence genome and harbors:
- the PSKH1 gene encoding serine/threonine-protein kinase H1, whose product is MGCGTSKVLPEPPKDVQLDLVKKVEPYTGHNDIYKHFIKDDCGTIIKAGSPSPLHHANPCPGNHLPAHVDQPEPRKNKVAKYRAKFDPRVTAKYDIKALIGRGSFSRVVRVEHKATKQPYAIKMIETKYREGREVCESELSVLRRVRHTNIIQLIEVFETQDRVYMVMELATGGELFDRIIAKGSFTERDATRVLQMVLDGVRYLHTLGITHRDLKPENLLYYHPGTDSKIMITDFGLASARKKGDDCLMKTTCGTPEYIAPEILVRKPYTNSVDMWALGVISYILLSGTMPFEDDNRTRLYRQILKGKYSYSGEPWPSVSNLAKDFIDRLLTVDPSDRMTALQALKHPWVVSMAASSSMKNLHRSISQNLLKRASSRCQSTKSAQSTRSSRSTKSNKSRRVRERELRELNLRYQQQYTG